One segment of Corynebacterium caspium DSM 44850 DNA contains the following:
- the rpsR gene encoding 30S ribosomal protein S18, translating to MKRNNRRVRIEPTRRPKKNPLKAAGIEKVDYKDINTLRLFISDRHKIRSRRVTGLTPKQQREVATAVKNAREMALLPFTSR from the coding sequence ATGAAGCGTAACAACCGCCGCGTACGGATCGAACCGACCCGTCGCCCCAAGAAAAACCCGCTGAAAGCTGCGGGGATCGAAAAAGTGGACTACAAGGATATCAATACCCTTCGTCTGTTCATTTCTGACCGTCACAAGATTCGTTCACGTCGCGTAACTGGCCTCACTCCGAAGCAGCAGCGCGAAGTGGCAACCGCTGTAAAGAACGCACGCGAAATGGCTCTCCTGCCGTTCACCAGCCGCTAA
- a CDS encoding SulP family inorganic anion transporter, whose protein sequence is MSLLLPNPRDYKEVSTSWKADISAGLTVGIVALPLALAFGVSSGVGAEAGLITAIVAGLVAAIFGGSPVQVSGPTGAMVVVLAPIVATHGSGALAVVSLMAGAFVLLAGIFNLGRLVAMIPWPVIEGFTVGIGITIFWQQVPAAVGGSLAKPQLTTLAVTLTTVILMLVLAKFTPRLPSSFIAIILVTLGSMWLKLPLETIGKLPDSLPTPAIPTLNIALVQALLGPALAVAALAAIESLLSARVAASISTTGPVNADRELVGQGLASIAAGFFGGMPATGAIARTAVNVRAGARTRVAGIVHAIFLVGVVYLASTLVSTIPLAALAGVLMVTAARMISPQIFRQVLEASKSSVAVFLLTATVTVTVDLVWAVGVGIIAAGAVALRRLSQLAQVRREPLPGSAQPGDDRIGLFQIEGALFFGAAEKLGAMIAAYENIDVAIIRLSQVQLIDTTGAFTLTQLVEQLERRGVTVLIKGVRPEHIHLLGVSGALKQLRRPEHLFADLSQAVDYARSLLKSA, encoded by the coding sequence ATCTCGCTGCTCTTGCCAAATCCGCGCGATTATAAAGAAGTTTCCACCAGCTGGAAAGCCGATATTAGTGCCGGATTAACTGTCGGGATAGTAGCGCTACCTTTAGCTTTAGCTTTTGGAGTGAGCTCCGGAGTCGGAGCAGAAGCCGGGCTAATCACCGCCATAGTAGCCGGGCTAGTAGCGGCAATATTTGGCGGATCTCCCGTCCAAGTATCTGGCCCAACCGGAGCCATGGTGGTGGTATTGGCCCCAATTGTGGCCACACATGGCAGTGGAGCTTTAGCCGTGGTTTCCCTCATGGCTGGGGCCTTCGTATTACTGGCAGGAATATTTAATCTAGGGCGCCTTGTGGCGATGATTCCCTGGCCAGTAATTGAAGGCTTCACCGTAGGCATTGGGATCACTATTTTCTGGCAGCAAGTTCCAGCAGCCGTAGGTGGCAGCTTAGCAAAACCCCAGCTCACGACACTAGCAGTAACCCTAACTACGGTTATTTTGATGCTGGTCCTGGCTAAATTTACCCCGCGTCTGCCGAGCTCTTTTATTGCCATAATATTAGTAACCCTGGGCAGCATGTGGCTAAAACTTCCATTGGAAACCATCGGTAAATTACCGGATTCTTTACCCACCCCAGCAATCCCAACACTAAATATTGCCTTGGTTCAAGCCCTACTTGGACCTGCGCTGGCAGTAGCGGCATTAGCAGCAATTGAGTCCTTATTATCTGCCAGAGTTGCTGCCTCAATATCAACTACCGGGCCAGTAAATGCGGATCGAGAATTAGTAGGGCAAGGCCTAGCTTCTATCGCGGCCGGATTTTTCGGAGGAATGCCGGCAACCGGAGCTATTGCGCGTACTGCGGTAAATGTGCGCGCCGGAGCCCGTACGCGAGTTGCTGGCATTGTGCATGCCATATTTCTAGTTGGCGTGGTCTATCTAGCCAGCACCCTGGTTAGCACTATTCCTTTGGCGGCCTTAGCCGGAGTTCTTATGGTCACTGCAGCCCGGATGATTTCGCCGCAAATATTTCGCCAAGTTTTAGAAGCCAGCAAATCCTCAGTAGCAGTTTTCCTGCTCACTGCCACGGTGACCGTGACTGTAGATCTTGTGTGGGCCGTAGGAGTAGGCATAATTGCCGCTGGGGCAGTGGCCTTGCGTCGGCTTTCCCAACTTGCGCAGGTGCGTCGGGAGCCACTTCCAGGGTCAGCCCAGCCAGGCGATGACCGCATCGGGCTCTTTCAGATAGAAGGTGCCCTATTTTTTGGGGCCGCAGAGAAACTTGGAGCGATGATTGCGGCCTATGAAAATATTGATGTAGCCATCATTCGGCTTTCACAGGTGCAGCTAATTGATACCACTGGTGCTTTCACTTTGACCCAACTTGTTGAGCAGCTGGAAAGACGCGGCGTCACGGTCTTGATTAAGGGCGTGCGCCCAGAACATATCCATCTATTAGGGGTTTCGGGGGCTTTAAAACAGCTGCGTCGACCCGAGCATCTTTTCGCAGATTTAAGCCAAGCTGTGGACTACGCCAGGTCGCTACTTAAAAGCGCTTGA
- the rpmG gene encoding 50S ribosomal protein L33 produces MARNDIRPIIKLKSTAGTGYTYVTRKNKRNNPDRITLKKYDPVIRQHVDFREER; encoded by the coding sequence ATGGCACGTAATGACATTCGTCCAATCATCAAGCTGAAGTCCACCGCTGGTACTGGCTACACCTATGTAACCCGTAAAAATAAGCGGAATAATCCGGATCGCATCACTCTAAAGAAATACGATCCTGTAATTCGTCAGCACGTTGATTTCCGCGAGGAGCGATAA
- the rpmF gene encoding 50S ribosomal protein L32 produces the protein MATPKFKKSRANTRMRRSQWKADNAQLQEVRVDGQTVRIPRRLVKAAQLGLVDVEQF, from the coding sequence ATGGCAACTCCCAAGTTTAAGAAGTCCCGCGCTAACACGCGTATGCGTCGCTCACAGTGGAAGGCAGATAATGCCCAGCTGCAAGAAGTACGCGTAGACGGTCAGACCGTTCGCATCCCGCGTCGTCTAGTAAAAGCTGCTCAGCTCGGTCTAGTAGACGTAGAGCAGTTCTAA
- a CDS encoding S1C family serine protease, whose amino-acid sequence MTQENKPNDPATRQFTQVESPYSLPPQLSYNGADYPPAGPAQHDQPGQHGQHSQHSQHSQPGQQWQPNGSGMPGTPDPGEAASKSRRPQVGLFTALIMSVVAATIPVALFYPAVNKNAPVVSSLDNPSVSGMPASAAPAGSVQQVAAAVLPKVISIEVATIQGVASGSGSIISSDGLVLTNNHVVAGANNNNARILVTLNDGSTHTADFIASDPATDIAVIKIQNVSQLPVMEFADSSQLHVGQPVVAVGSPLGLSATVTTGIVSALNRPVRAADGGGESSLIDAVQTDAAINPGNSGGPLVDMNGNLVGMNSVIASLSRGGDTAGSIGLGFAIPANFAKRVAHQLATKGRATQPMLGIRVTAPRTERGALVAGIEPGGAADHAGLITGDVIIRLNERLIDSPDALIAAVRSQEFGDTVTLQARRQGEADPVTVEATLSTE is encoded by the coding sequence ATGACGCAGGAAAATAAACCCAATGATCCCGCTACCCGCCAATTTACGCAGGTAGAATCCCCTTATTCATTGCCTCCCCAGCTTAGTTATAACGGTGCCGATTATCCCCCTGCAGGCCCAGCCCAACACGACCAACCCGGCCAGCACGGCCAACACTCCCAGCACTCCCAGCACTCCCAACCGGGACAGCAGTGGCAGCCGAATGGCTCTGGTATGCCCGGTACCCCGGATCCTGGGGAAGCTGCTTCGAAATCGCGGCGTCCGCAAGTTGGTTTGTTTACCGCTCTTATTATGTCGGTAGTCGCAGCTACTATTCCGGTGGCTTTATTTTATCCAGCTGTAAATAAAAATGCCCCGGTGGTTAGTTCTTTAGATAATCCTAGTGTTAGTGGAATGCCGGCAAGTGCTGCTCCGGCGGGCTCTGTGCAGCAAGTGGCTGCGGCAGTATTGCCGAAAGTGATTTCCATTGAGGTAGCTACGATTCAGGGCGTAGCTAGCGGATCTGGTTCGATTATTTCTTCTGATGGTTTAGTTTTAACTAATAATCACGTAGTTGCGGGGGCAAATAATAATAATGCCCGGATTCTGGTCACCTTAAATGATGGTTCTACGCACACCGCAGATTTTATTGCTTCAGATCCGGCTACCGATATTGCGGTAATTAAAATCCAAAATGTGTCTCAGCTTCCGGTTATGGAATTTGCTGATTCTTCCCAATTACATGTGGGGCAGCCAGTAGTTGCCGTGGGCTCTCCTTTGGGGCTTTCGGCGACGGTAACCACTGGTATTGTTTCTGCACTGAATCGTCCGGTGCGTGCTGCTGATGGCGGGGGAGAATCTTCGCTAATCGATGCCGTGCAAACAGATGCGGCGATTAATCCCGGTAATTCTGGTGGTCCGTTGGTAGATATGAACGGCAATTTGGTGGGAATGAATTCAGTTATTGCCTCACTTTCTCGCGGTGGGGATACTGCGGGCTCAATTGGGCTAGGTTTTGCGATTCCAGCGAATTTTGCCAAACGAGTAGCGCATCAATTAGCGACAAAGGGTCGTGCAACGCAACCGATGTTAGGTATTCGGGTTACTGCCCCGCGTACAGAGCGCGGAGCTTTGGTTGCCGGTATTGAACCAGGTGGGGCTGCAGATCACGCAGGATTGATTACTGGTGATGTGATTATTAGGCTCAATGAAAGGCTAATTGATTCTCCAGATGCTTTGATTGCTGCGGTGCGTTCTCAAGAATTTGGGGATACCGTGACCTTGCAGGCGCGTCGGCAGGGAGAGGCTGATCCGGTAACAGTAGAAGCAACGTTATCTACCGAGTAA
- the rpmB gene encoding 50S ribosomal protein L28 codes for MSAFCQVTGRKPSFGKQVSHSHRRTSRRWNPNIQRRRFYLPSEGRTITLNVSTKGLKVIDRDGIESVVAQIRARGEKV; via the coding sequence ATGTCGGCATTTTGCCAGGTAACGGGACGCAAGCCGAGTTTCGGCAAGCAAGTCTCGCACTCGCACCGCCGTACGTCGCGCCGTTGGAATCCCAACATTCAGCGCCGTCGGTTCTACCTGCCCTCTGAGGGCCGTACCATCACCCTGAATGTATCCACCAAGGGACTGAAAGTTATTGACCGCGATGGCATTGAGTCCGTGGTTGCTCAGATCCGCGCACGTGGAGAGAAGGTTTAA
- a CDS encoding type B 50S ribosomal protein L31, with protein MKKDIHPDYHPVVFQDAGTGHKFLTRSTVTSKRTIEWEDGNEYPLIVVDVTAESHPFWTGAQRVMDTAGRVEKFQQRFGNMARRKKRN; from the coding sequence ATGAAGAAGGATATCCATCCGGACTACCACCCGGTGGTCTTCCAGGATGCCGGTACCGGACATAAGTTCCTAACCCGCTCCACCGTCACCTCCAAGCGCACCATCGAGTGGGAAGACGGCAACGAATATCCGCTAATCGTTGTGGACGTAACTGCTGAATCTCACCCCTTCTGGACCGGCGCACAGCGTGTAATGGATACCGCTGGACGTGTTGAGAAATTCCAGCAGCGCTTCGGCAACATGGCTCGCCGTAAGAAGCGGAACTAA
- the rpsN gene encoding 30S ribosomal protein S14 — protein sequence MAKKSKIVKNEKRKEIVARYAERRAELRAIIKSPNTSDEDRLDAQFELNRQPRDAAAVRVRNRDAHDGRPRGFLRKFGVSRVRMREMAHRGELPGIRKSSW from the coding sequence ATGGCTAAGAAGTCCAAGATCGTTAAGAACGAAAAGCGCAAGGAAATCGTCGCCCGCTACGCGGAACGCCGTGCAGAACTGCGCGCAATTATCAAAAGCCCCAACACCTCTGACGAGGACCGTCTGGATGCACAGTTCGAGCTGAATCGTCAGCCTCGCGACGCCGCTGCAGTACGTGTCCGCAATCGCGATGCCCATGACGGCCGTCCGCGCGGATTCCTCCGCAAGTTCGGCGTTTCACGTGTTCGCATGCGTGAGATGGCTCACCGTGGTGAGCTACCGGGTATCCGTAAGTCCAGCTGGTAA